The proteins below are encoded in one region of Anaerolineales bacterium:
- a CDS encoding diphthine--ammonia ligase → MKSERKKSKPEEISLLRNAPFVCSWSGGKDSCLALWQAIEHGGVPQALLTMLDEHGRRSRSHGLPLQVLQAQADAMGIPLITAQASWDEYEAAFTAALRAAAHEGARASVFGDIDFEENRAWEEKVSQQAGMQAYIPLWQQPREELLRTFFELGFKATIIAVKDDRLGKRFLGRVLDDDLLVEFEQAGIDLSGEAGEYHTIVTDGPLFNKPLSLRKGEITQHAGVWFLGMQIG, encoded by the coding sequence GTGAAATCAGAACGCAAGAAATCGAAACCCGAGGAAATCTCACTCCTGCGTAACGCCCCTTTCGTGTGTTCCTGGAGCGGCGGAAAGGACTCCTGCCTGGCGCTGTGGCAAGCGATCGAACATGGCGGCGTCCCTCAGGCGCTGCTGACGATGCTGGACGAGCATGGCCGGCGCTCGCGCTCGCATGGCCTTCCGCTGCAGGTTCTGCAAGCGCAAGCCGACGCAATGGGAATCCCCTTGATCACTGCCCAGGCGTCCTGGGACGAATACGAGGCGGCATTCACTGCGGCGCTGCGCGCCGCAGCGCACGAAGGTGCGCGGGCGAGCGTGTTTGGTGACATCGATTTCGAAGAGAATCGCGCCTGGGAAGAGAAGGTCTCGCAGCAAGCCGGGATGCAGGCATACATCCCCTTGTGGCAGCAACCCCGCGAAGAACTGCTGCGCACCTTTTTCGAACTTGGATTCAAGGCCACGATCATCGCCGTAAAAGATGATAGGTTGGGAAAGCGTTTCCTCGGGCGCGTACTGGATGATGATTTGCTTGTCGAATTCGAACAGGCGGGCATCGATCTCTCGGGAGAGGCTGGCGAATATCATACGATCGTAACGGATGGGCCTCTCTTTAACAAGCCATTGAGTCTGCGAAAGGGCGAGATCACACAGCATGCAGGCGTGTGGTTTCTAGGCATGCAGATCGGTTAA
- a CDS encoding cupin domain-containing protein — MKPSAINFDEKLASFSEHWSPKIVARMNEYHFKLVKFRGEFVWHKHADTDEVFIVLHGEMAIDFRDGPVELRPGEMIVVPQGIEHRPRAEKECRALLVEPAGTVNTGDAGGELTAEKDVWI; from the coding sequence GTGAAACCCTCAGCTATCAACTTCGACGAGAAACTGGCTTCCTTTTCGGAACATTGGTCACCGAAGATCGTGGCCCGGATGAACGAGTATCATTTCAAACTGGTCAAGTTCCGGGGCGAGTTCGTCTGGCACAAGCATGCCGACACCGACGAGGTCTTCATCGTGCTGCACGGCGAGATGGCCATCGACTTCCGCGACGGGCCCGTCGAGCTCCGTCCCGGGGAAATGATCGTCGTTCCGCAGGGAATCGAACACCGGCCGCGTGCCGAAAAGGAATGCCGGGCGCTGCTCGTCGAACCGGCCGGCACGGTCAACACCGGCGACGCCGGCGGCGAGCTGACGGCGGAGAAAGATGTCTGGATATAA